In Aphelocoma coerulescens isolate FSJ_1873_10779 chromosome 25, UR_Acoe_1.0, whole genome shotgun sequence, a genomic segment contains:
- the ITGA10 gene encoding integrin alpha-10, translating into MWGVESRGMLLALFLLPGLCEGFNIDVGQPRVFQGSPESQFGYRVLQWGGDGNKWLLVGAPWDGNGQGDIYKCSVGLQNSSCAKASLGATAPWLRSSAGHLGMTLVDSKDGGFVACAPLWSQECGTSVFSSGRCVQLNEELQLVGTIAPTAQRCSTYMDIILVLDGSNSIYPWEEVQAFLGNILGRFFIGPGQTQVGVLQYGERLVQEWALGQHPTAQRLLEAARNLTRQEGRETRTAMAIRQACTESFSPAQGGRPGATRLLLVVTDGESHDGDELPAALAECDRHNVTRYAIAVLGHYLRRQQDPEDFIREIKSIASDPDEKYFFNVTDEAALSDIVDALGDRIFSLEGTHGDNESSFELEMSQIGFSIHRLEDGILFGMVGAYDWEGGVLEESQRGRIVPPREAFQEEFPLELKNHAAYLGYSVSSLQLPGGQRLFVAGAPRFQHKGKVVLFQLDPTGTVTVAQALMGEQIGSYFGSEVLALDLEGDGDSDLLLVAAPTYLGGQSRETGRVYVYRVGQDRLIPAGSLHPEPRPQDSRFGSALGAVPNLSQDGLTGAVVGAPLEDGHRGALYVFHGAPGTLLPQYKQRIEAAALGWSLRYFGISVDGRVDMDGDGLVDVAVGAQGAAVVLRSRWIVQVSAWMSVEPAAVSITRQNCQRSGSSAVCLRARICFRAETRARNPVDMDLDLRYNVSLEERTPGSRAAFDSGARRLLQRRMEFPLGRQSCVRVPFHVLDTSDYLRPLSLTLTWALDAAARSVLDEASPTTIRKLIPFFKDCGDDDECVTDLVLKATTDIVGSRQSPHILRKGRRRMLVEVELENRKENAYNASLCLHLPGNLHFSSLVLQDPSTVKLECSALGGHHQHCSVGYPVFRSQAKVSFTLELEFSCSVLLGHAEVMLQATSDSTEATPEDNVVKLSVPILYEPDLFLSSNTDLHRYEVHPLGTFTHSSGPEFTTTVKVQNFGCYPIQNVTLHMALPALGHRQATILSVTRVLADNATCVLQPPPEGTQVVPVPPEDLLHVDRLDCSNTWCQELSCRLGRLERGGGVSVQLLRTLHDSFFSGVKFQSVRIVSSVWLGVAGGVLVLEKGAQRRELVLEVLQGRRVPVSLWILGGSALGGLLLLALLSLGLWRLGFFSHPKPSREEEDEEH; encoded by the exons ATGTGGGGCGTGGAGAGCCGGGGGATGCTTCTGGCGCTCTTCCTGCTCCCAG GACTCTGTGAGGGATTCAACATCGACGTGGGGCAGCCGCGGGTCTTCCAGGGGTCCCCCGAGTCCCAGTTTGGGTACCGGGTGCTGCAGTGGGGGGGCGATGGGAACAAATG GCTGCTGGTGGGAGCCCCGTGGGATGGGAACGGTCAAGGTGACATCTACAAGTGCAGCGTGGGACTCCAAAACTCTTCCTGTGCCAAGGCCAGCCTCG GGGCCACGGCTCCGTGGCTCCGCAGCAGCGCTGGACACCTCGGGATGACGCTGGTGGACTCCAAGGATGGTGGATTTGTG GCATGCGCCCCACTTTGGTCCCAGGAGTGTGGCACCTCTGTGTTCAGCTCTGGCCGCTGTGTCCAACTCAATGAGGAGCTCCAGCTCGTGGGGACCATTGCACCCACGGCACAGC gctgTTCCACCTACATGGACATCATCCTGGTTCTGGACGGCTCCAACAGCATCTACCCCTGGGAGGAGGTGCAGGCATTCCTTGGGAATATCCTGGGACGCTTCTTCATTGGTCCTGGGCAGACCCAG GTGGGGGTGCTGCAGTACGGGGAGCGGCTGGTGCAGGAGTGGGCACTGGGGCAGCACCCCACGGCCCAGCGCCTGCTTGAGGCCGCCCGGAACCTGACGCGTCAGGAGGGGAGGGAGACACGCACGGCCATGGCCATCCGGCAGGCATG CACAGAGTCCTTCAGCCCGGCGCAAGGCGGGCGCCCAGGGGCCACGcggctgctgctggtggtgacGGACGGAGAGTCCCACGATGGGGACGAGCTGCCAGCGGCGCTGGCGGAGTGTGACCGGCACAATGTCACCCGCTATGCCATCGCT GTCCTGGGGCACTACCTGCGTCGGCAGCAGGATCCCGAGGATTTCATCCGGGAGATCAAGTCCATCGCCAGCGACCCCGATGAGAAGTATTTCTTCAATGTCACAGATGAGGCTGCCCTCAGTGACATTGTGGATGCTCTGGGAGATCGGATCTTCAGCCTGGAAG GCACCCATGGAGACAACGAGAGCTCCTTTGAGCTGGAGATGTCCCAGATCGGCTTCTCCATCCATCGCCTTGAG GATGGGATCCTCTTTGGAATGGTGGGAGCCTATGACTGGGAGGGCGgtgtgctggaggagagccagcGTGGACGCATTGTCCCACCCCGCGAAGCGTTTCAGGAGGAATTCCCCCTGGAGCTGAAGAACCATGCAGCGTATCTGG GCTACTCCGTGTCCTCGCTGCAGCTCCCGGGGGGGCAGCGCTTGTTTGTGGCTGGAGCCCCCCGATTCCAGCACAAGGGCAAAGTTGTCCTCTTCCAGCTGGACCCCACAGGGACTGTGACGGTGGCCCAGGCACTAATGGGGGAGCAG ATTGGCTCCTACTTCGGCAGCGAGGTCTTGGCCCTGGACCTGGAGGGAGATGGGGACAGTGACCTTCTGCTGGTGGCAGCACCCACCTACCTGGGGGGCCAGAGCAGGGAGACGGGAAGGGTCTATGTGTACCGTGTGGGGCAG GACCGCCTGATCCCCGCGGGGTCGCTGCACCCCGAGCCGAGGCCGCAGGATTCCAGGTTCGGCTCCGCCCTGGGCGCGGTGCCGAACCTGAGCCAGGACGGGCTGACTGGAGCCGTGGTGGGAGCTCCGCTGGAGGACGGGCACCGCGGGGCTCTCTACGTGTTCCACGGCGCCCCGggcaccctcctgccccagtaCAAGCAG CGCATCGAGGCAGCGGCGCTGGGGTGGAGCCTCCGGTATTTCGGGATCAGCGTGGACGGACGGGTGGACATGGACGGGGACGGGCTGGTGGACGTGGCCGTGGGGGCGCAGGGTGCAGCTGTAGTGCTGCG GTCCCGCTGGATCGTCCAGGTGTCCGCGTGGATGTCTGTGGAGCCAGCAGCTGTCAGCATCACACGACAGAACTGCCAGCGCAGCGGCTCCAGCGCCGTCTGCCTCCGGGCCCGGATCTGCTTCCGTGCCGAGACACGCGCACGGAACCCCGTGGACATGGATCTCG ATCTCCGGTACAACGTATCCCTGGAGGAGCGGACCCCAGGATCCCGTGCTGCCTTTGACTCGGGTGCCCGCCGGCTGCTCCAGCGCCGAATGGAGTTCCCACTGGGAAGGCAGAGCTGCGTCCGCGTACCCTTCCACGTCCTG GACACCTCAGATTACCTGCGGCCCCTCAGCCTCACCCTCACCTGGGCCCTGGATGCAGCTGCGAGGTCGGTGCTGGATGAGGCATCTCCCACCACCATCCGTAAACTG ATCCCGTTTTTCAAGGATTGTGGGGACGATGATGAGTGTGTCACCGACTTGGTGCTCAAGGCCACCACGGACATTGTGGGCTCCAg GCAGAGCCCCCACATCCTGCGGAAGGGCCGGAGGCGGATGCTGGTGGAGGTGGAGCTGGAGAACCGGAAGGAGAATGCCTACAACGCCAGCCTGTGCCTGCACCTGCCCGGGAACCTCCACTTCTCCAGTCTCGTGCTCCAG GATCCCAGCACGGTGAAGTTGGAGTGCTCAGCGCTGGGgggccaccaccagcactgcagTGTCGGGTACCCAGTCTTCCGCTCACAGGCCAAG gtgtcctTCACCCTGGAGCTGGAGTTCAGCTGCTCCGTCCTTCTGGGCCATGCCGAAGTCATGCTCCAGGCCACCAG TGACAGCACCGAGGCAACACCAGAGGACAACGTCGTCAAGCTTTCTGTCCCCATCCTCTATGAGCCTGACCTGTTCCTGTccag TAATACCGACCTGCATCGCTACGAGGTTCATCCCCTTGGCACCTTCACCCACAGCTCCGGCCCTGAGTTCACCACCACGGTCAAG GTGCAGAATTTTGGGTGCTACCCCATCCAGAACGTCACACTGCACATGGCCCTACCAGCACTGGGCCACCGCCAGGCCACCATCCTGTCTGTCACCCGTGTCCTGGCTGACAAC gcCACTTGTGTGCTGCAACCCCCCCCTGAGGGGACACAGGTGGTCCCGGTGCCCCCTGAGGACCTGCTGCACGTGGACAGGCTG GACTGTTCCAACACCTGGtgccaggagctgagctgccGCTTGGGGAGGCTGGAGCGTGGCGGGGGAGTCTCTGTCCAGCTCCTCCGCACTCTCCACGACAGCTTCTTCAGCGGA GTGAAATTCCAGAGTGTGAGGATTGTCAGCAGTGTCTGGCTGGGGGTTGCGGGGGGCGTGTTGGTGCTGGAGAAGGGGGCGCAGCGCAGGGAG ctggtgctggaAGTGCTCCAGGGAAGGCGGGTGCCCGTGTCCCTGTGGATCCTGGGGGGCAGCGCCCTGGGGGGGCTCCTGCTCCTGGCGCTGCTCAGCCTTGGCCTCTGGAGG CTGGGATTCTTCTCTCACCCGAAGCCCTcccgggaggaggaggacgaggagcaCTGA
- the PEX11B gene encoding peroxisomal membrane protein 11B translates to MDSVLVGAGGSSHSQWERAAAAPGSDVLPGSGPGSRSGPGPVWPRAAMEAWVRFSAQSQARERLLRAAQYACALAGAALIRAGNGSGGGSGTLSRLQHLEAHLSLGRKLLRLGGSAEALGGAQRSLHLPDPVLRFCLTLSHLNRALFLACDNVLWAGKTGILPGLDTDKWSQRSFRYYLFALVVNLSRDAYEIRVLLERMEVARKRGKSPENRPQLQADGRIQRLRLQLQLQLQLLLQVLRDNPPLLLDLLRNACDLVIPLEKLGLCRSSPGIVAFCGLTSSVLSILTILHPWLKLKP, encoded by the exons ATGGACTCTGTTTTGGTAGGAGCGGGCGGATCCTCTCACAGCCAATGGGAACGAGCCGCGGCGGCTCCCGGAAGTGACGTTCTGCCGGGCTCGGGACCGGGATCGCGCTCGGGACCGGGCCCGGTGTGGCCCCGCGCCGCCATGGAGGCCTGGGTGCGCTTCAGCGCCCAGAGCCAGGCCCGGGAGCGCCTCCTCAG GGCCGCCCAGTACGCCTGTGCCTTGGCTGGGGCCGCGCTGATCCGCGCCGGGAACGGCTCCGGGGGCGGCTCCGGGACCCTGAGccgcctccagcacctggaggcTCATCTGAGCCTGGGCCGCAAGC TGCTGCGCTTGGGGGGTTCGGCCGAGGCCCTGGGGGGGGCTCAGCGCTCGCTGCATCTACCCGACCCTGTGCTGCGCTTCTGCCTCACCCTGTCCCACCTGAACCGCGCCCTCTTCCTGGCCTGTGACAACGTCCTGTGGGCCGGGAAAACTGGGATCCTGCCCGGCCTTGACACGGACAAGTGGAGCCAGAGGTCCTTCAG gTATTACCTGTTTGCTTTGGTAGTGAACCTGAGCCGGGATGCCTACGAGATCCGGGTGCTGCTGGAGCGCATGGAGGTGGCCAGGAAGCGCGGGAAGAGCCCAGAAAACAGGCCCCAGCTCCAGGCTGACGGCAGGATCCAGCGTCTTcggctccagctgcagctccagctgcagctcctgctccaggtgCTCCGGGACAACCCTCCACTACTGCTGGACCTGCTCCGGAATGCCTGTGACCTGGTGATCCCGCTGGAAAAGCTGGGGCTGTGCCGGAGCAGTCCGGGAATCGTGGCATTCTGTGGCCTCACCTCCTCCGTGCTCTCCATCCTCACCATCCTCCATCCCTGGCTCAAACTGAAGCCGTAA